In Eschrichtius robustus isolate mEscRob2 chromosome 2, mEscRob2.pri, whole genome shotgun sequence, a single window of DNA contains:
- the JADE2 gene encoding E3 ubiquitin-protein ligase Jade-2 isoform X4, whose protein sequence is MRSPARDETGLDQYGSSRDRGKMEEKRRKYSISSDNSDTTDSHATSASRCSKLPSSTKSGWPRQNEKKPSEVFRTDLITAMKIPDSYQLSPDDYYILADPWRQEWEKGVQVPAGAEAIPEPVVRILPPLEGPPTQVSPSGSELGEGSQPDWPGGSRYDLDEIDAYWLELINSELKEMERPELDELTLERVLEELETLCHQNMARAIETQEGLGIEYDEDVVCDVCRSPEGEDGNEMVFCDKCNVCVHQACYGILKVPTGSWLCRTCALGVQPKCLLCPKRGGALKPTRSGTKWVHVSCALWIPEVSIGCPEKMEPITKISHIPASRWALSCSLCKECTGTCIQCSMPSCVTAFHVTCAFDHSLEMRTILADNDEVKFKSFCQEHSDGGPRGETTSEPVEPSPASEDLEKVTLRKQRLQQLEEDFYELVEPAEVAERLDLAEALVDFIYQYWKLKRKANANQPLLTPKTDEVDNLAQQEQDVLYRRLKLFTHLRQDLERVRNLCYMVTRRERTKHAICKLQEQIFHLQMKLIEQDLCRERSGRRAKGKKSDSKRKGREGPKGSPEKKEKVKAGSDSVLGQLGLSTSFPIDGTFFNSWLAQSVQITAENMAMSEWSLNNGHREDPAAGLLSEELLQDEETLLSFMRDPSLRPGDPARKARGRTRLPAKKKPPQDGPGSRTTPDKTPKKPWGQDAGSGKGGQGPPARKPPRRTPSHLPSSPTAEDCPIPAAPESPPLLAPETPDEAAPMAADSNVQVPGPTASPKPSGRLRPPRESRGTRRSPSARPDAGTGPPSAVAERPKNFSNKNLAKVQ, encoded by the exons ATGGAAGAGAAGAGGCGAAAGTACTCCATCAGCAGCGACAACTCTGACACCACCGACA GTCACGCTACATCTGCATCAAGATGCTCCAAACTGCCCAGCAGCACCAAATCAGGCTGGCCCCGGCAGAACGAAAAGAAACCCTCAGAG GTTTTCCGGACAGACTTGATCACAGCCATGAAGATTCCAGACTCATACCAGCTCAGCCCGGATGACTACTATATCCTGGCAGACCCATGGCGACAGGAATGGGAGAAAGGTGTGCAGGTGCCCGCCGGGGCAGAGGCCATTCCAGAGCCCGTGGTGAG GATTCTTCCACCATTGGAAGGCCCCCCTACCCAGGTGTCCCCTAGCGGCTCCGAACTTGGTGAGGGCTCCCAGCCTGATTGGCCAGGGGGCAGCCGCTATGACCTGGACGAGATTGACGCCTACTGGCTGGAACTCATCAACTCGGAGCTCAAGGAGATGG AGAGGCCAGAGCTGGATGAGCTGACGCTCGAGCGCGTGCTGGAGGAGCTGGAGACTCTGTGCCACCAGAACATGGCGCGGGCCATCGAGACGCAGGAGGGGCTGGGCATCGAGTATGATGAGGATGTCGTCTGTGACGTGTGCCGCTCTCCCGAGGGTGAAGATGGCAACGAGATGGTCTTCTGCGACAAATGCAACGTCTGCGTGCACCAG GCATGCTACGGGATCCTCAAGGTGCCCACGGGCAGCTGGTTGTGCCGGACGTGTGCCCTGGGTGTCCAGCCGAAGTGCCTGCTCTGCCCCAAGCGAGGAGGAGCCTTGAAGCCCACTAGAAGTGGGACCAAGTGGGTGCACGTCAGCTGCGCTCTGTGGATTCCTGAG GTCAGCATCGGGTGCCCCGAGAAGATGGAGCCCATCACCAAGATCTCGCATATCCCAGCCAGCCGCTGGGCTCTGTCCTGCAGCCTCTGCAAGGAGTGCACGGGCACCTGCATCCAG tGTTCCATGCCTTCCTGCGTCACGGCATTCCACGTCACATGCGCCTTTGACCACAGCCTGGAAATGAGGACTATATTAGCAGACAACGACGAGGTCAAGTTCAAGTCGTTCTGCCAGGAGCACAGTGATGGGGGCCCACGGGGTGAAACCACGTCCGAACCCGtggagcccagcccagccagcGAGGACCTGGAGAAGGTGACCCTGCGCAAGCAACGGCTGCAGCAGCTGGAGGAAGACTTCTATGAGCTGGTGGAGCCGGCCGAGGTGGCCGAGCGCCTGGACCTGGCTGAGGCGCTGGTCGACTTCATCTACCAGTACTGGAAGCTGAAGAGGAAAGCCAACGCCAACCAGCCACTGCTGACGCCCAAGACCGACGAGGTGGACAACCTGGCCCAGCAGGAGCAGGACGTCCTCTACCGCCGCCTGAAGCTCTTCACGCACCTGCGGCAGGACCTGGAGAGA GTTAGAAATCTGTGCTACATGGTGACAAGGCGCGAGAGAACGAAACACGCCATCTGCAAACTCCAGGAGCAGATATTCCACCTGCAGATGAAACTTATTGAACAGGATCTGTGTCGAG AGCGGTCTGGGAGGAGAGCAAAGGGCAAGAAGAGCGACTCGAAAAGGAAAGGCCGCGAGGGTCCGAAGGGCAGCCccgagaagaaagagaaagtgaaggCAGGGTCCGACTCAGTCCTGGGGCAGCTTG GCCTGTCCACTTCATTCCCCATCGACGGCACCTTCTTCAACAGCTGGCTGGCGCAGTCGGTGCAGATCACGGCAGAGAACATGGCCATGAGCGAGTGGTCGTTAAACAATGGGCACCGCGAGGACCCTGCTGCGGGGCTGCTGTCGGAGGAGCTGCTGCAGGACGAGGAGACGCTGCTGAGCTTCATGCGGGACCCCTCACTGCGACCTGGCGACCCTGCCAGGAAGGCCCGTGGCCGCACCCGCCTGCCTGCCAAGAAGAAACCACCACAGGATGGGCCTGGTTCACGGACGACTCCAGACAAAACCCCCAAGAAGCCCTGGGGCCAGGATGCTGGCAGCGGCAAGGGGGGTCAGGGGCCACCTGCCAGGAAGCCACCACGGCGAACGCCTTCTCACCTGCCATCCAGTCCTACAGCCGAGGACTGTCCCATCCCAGCAGCTCCCGAGAGCCCCCCACTGCTGGCCCCCGAGACCCCGGACGAGGCAGCCCCAATGGCTGCCGACTCGAATGTCCAAGTGCCTGGCCCTACGGCGAGTCCCAAGCCCTCAGGCCGGCTCCGGCCGCCCCGCGAGAGCAGGGGAACCCGGAGATCGCCAAGTGCCAGGCCTGATGCCGGGACAGGACCGCCTTCTGCTGTGGCCGAGAGGCCAAAG AACTTCTCCAACAAGAACCTTGCAAAAGTCCAGTGA
- the JADE2 gene encoding E3 ubiquitin-protein ligase Jade-2 isoform X6, which yields MKIPDSYQLSPDDYYILADPWRQEWEKGVQVPAGAEAIPEPVVRILPPLEGPPTQVSPSGSELGEGSQPDWPGGSRYDLDEIDAYWLELINSELKEMERPELDELTLERVLEELETLCHQNMARAIETQEGLGIEYDEDVVCDVCRSPEGEDGNEMVFCDKCNVCVHQACYGILKVPTGSWLCRTCALGVQPKCLLCPKRGGALKPTRSGTKWVHVSCALWIPEVSIGCPEKMEPITKISHIPASRWALSCSLCKECTGTCIQCSMPSCVTAFHVTCAFDHSLEMRTILADNDEVKFKSFCQEHSDGGPRGETTSEPVEPSPASEDLEKVTLRKQRLQQLEEDFYELVEPAEVAERLDLAEALVDFIYQYWKLKRKANANQPLLTPKTDEVDNLAQQEQDVLYRRLKLFTHLRQDLERVRNLCYMVTRRERTKHAICKLQEQIFHLQMKLIEQDLCRERSGRRAKGKKSDSKRKGREGPKGSPEKKEKVKAGSDSVLGQLGLSTSFPIDGTFFNSWLAQSVQITAENMAMSEWSLNNGHREDPAAGLLSEELLQDEETLLSFMRDPSLRPGDPARKARGRTRLPAKKKPPQDGPGSRTTPDKTPKKPWGQDAGSGKGGQGPPARKPPRRTPSHLPSSPTAEDCPIPAAPESPPLLAPETPDEAAPMAADSNVQVPGPTASPKPSGRLRPPRESRGTRRSPSARPDAGTGPPSAVAERPKVSLHFDTETDGYFSDGEMSDSDVEAEDSGVQRGPREAGAEEVVRMGVLAS from the exons ATGAAGATTCCAGACTCATACCAGCTCAGCCCGGATGACTACTATATCCTGGCAGACCCATGGCGACAGGAATGGGAGAAAGGTGTGCAGGTGCCCGCCGGGGCAGAGGCCATTCCAGAGCCCGTGGTGAG GATTCTTCCACCATTGGAAGGCCCCCCTACCCAGGTGTCCCCTAGCGGCTCCGAACTTGGTGAGGGCTCCCAGCCTGATTGGCCAGGGGGCAGCCGCTATGACCTGGACGAGATTGACGCCTACTGGCTGGAACTCATCAACTCGGAGCTCAAGGAGATGG AGAGGCCAGAGCTGGATGAGCTGACGCTCGAGCGCGTGCTGGAGGAGCTGGAGACTCTGTGCCACCAGAACATGGCGCGGGCCATCGAGACGCAGGAGGGGCTGGGCATCGAGTATGATGAGGATGTCGTCTGTGACGTGTGCCGCTCTCCCGAGGGTGAAGATGGCAACGAGATGGTCTTCTGCGACAAATGCAACGTCTGCGTGCACCAG GCATGCTACGGGATCCTCAAGGTGCCCACGGGCAGCTGGTTGTGCCGGACGTGTGCCCTGGGTGTCCAGCCGAAGTGCCTGCTCTGCCCCAAGCGAGGAGGAGCCTTGAAGCCCACTAGAAGTGGGACCAAGTGGGTGCACGTCAGCTGCGCTCTGTGGATTCCTGAG GTCAGCATCGGGTGCCCCGAGAAGATGGAGCCCATCACCAAGATCTCGCATATCCCAGCCAGCCGCTGGGCTCTGTCCTGCAGCCTCTGCAAGGAGTGCACGGGCACCTGCATCCAG tGTTCCATGCCTTCCTGCGTCACGGCATTCCACGTCACATGCGCCTTTGACCACAGCCTGGAAATGAGGACTATATTAGCAGACAACGACGAGGTCAAGTTCAAGTCGTTCTGCCAGGAGCACAGTGATGGGGGCCCACGGGGTGAAACCACGTCCGAACCCGtggagcccagcccagccagcGAGGACCTGGAGAAGGTGACCCTGCGCAAGCAACGGCTGCAGCAGCTGGAGGAAGACTTCTATGAGCTGGTGGAGCCGGCCGAGGTGGCCGAGCGCCTGGACCTGGCTGAGGCGCTGGTCGACTTCATCTACCAGTACTGGAAGCTGAAGAGGAAAGCCAACGCCAACCAGCCACTGCTGACGCCCAAGACCGACGAGGTGGACAACCTGGCCCAGCAGGAGCAGGACGTCCTCTACCGCCGCCTGAAGCTCTTCACGCACCTGCGGCAGGACCTGGAGAGA GTTAGAAATCTGTGCTACATGGTGACAAGGCGCGAGAGAACGAAACACGCCATCTGCAAACTCCAGGAGCAGATATTCCACCTGCAGATGAAACTTATTGAACAGGATCTGTGTCGAG AGCGGTCTGGGAGGAGAGCAAAGGGCAAGAAGAGCGACTCGAAAAGGAAAGGCCGCGAGGGTCCGAAGGGCAGCCccgagaagaaagagaaagtgaaggCAGGGTCCGACTCAGTCCTGGGGCAGCTTG GCCTGTCCACTTCATTCCCCATCGACGGCACCTTCTTCAACAGCTGGCTGGCGCAGTCGGTGCAGATCACGGCAGAGAACATGGCCATGAGCGAGTGGTCGTTAAACAATGGGCACCGCGAGGACCCTGCTGCGGGGCTGCTGTCGGAGGAGCTGCTGCAGGACGAGGAGACGCTGCTGAGCTTCATGCGGGACCCCTCACTGCGACCTGGCGACCCTGCCAGGAAGGCCCGTGGCCGCACCCGCCTGCCTGCCAAGAAGAAACCACCACAGGATGGGCCTGGTTCACGGACGACTCCAGACAAAACCCCCAAGAAGCCCTGGGGCCAGGATGCTGGCAGCGGCAAGGGGGGTCAGGGGCCACCTGCCAGGAAGCCACCACGGCGAACGCCTTCTCACCTGCCATCCAGTCCTACAGCCGAGGACTGTCCCATCCCAGCAGCTCCCGAGAGCCCCCCACTGCTGGCCCCCGAGACCCCGGACGAGGCAGCCCCAATGGCTGCCGACTCGAATGTCCAAGTGCCTGGCCCTACGGCGAGTCCCAAGCCCTCAGGCCGGCTCCGGCCGCCCCGCGAGAGCAGGGGAACCCGGAGATCGCCAAGTGCCAGGCCTGATGCCGGGACAGGACCGCCTTCTGCTGTGGCCGAGAGGCCAAAGGTCAGCCTACACTTTGACACTGAGACTGATGGCTACTTCTCTGACGGGGAGATGAGCGACTCAGATGTGGAGGCCGAGGACAGCGGGGTGCAGCGGGGTCCCCGGGAAGCAGGGGCTGAGGAGGTGGTCCGCATGGGGGTACTGGCCTCCTAA